From one Sphingomonas sp. BT-65 genomic stretch:
- a CDS encoding alpha/beta hydrolase, protein MILKLAIWTVLLFTVMVLALLGGLFLAQRAMIYPAPASSEPGVPDGMRPVMLETEDGLSLRAAYKPGAGRLPVIVFFHGNGDSLAGADRATERLDAAGYGRLLVEYRGYGANPGSPSEAGLYRDGRAALAWLAAQGVGRERIVLIGNSLGSGVAVQLASEEKVAALVLVSGFTSLTDAASQHYPWAPVGLLLRDRYDNRTKLKQVSAPVLVLHGTDDTLIPIRHGEQLAAASPNGALVRVRGAGHDLAYLPASQAKIVEWLARLPS, encoded by the coding sequence ATGATCCTCAAGCTCGCCATCTGGACCGTGCTCCTCTTCACTGTGATGGTTCTGGCGTTGCTCGGCGGACTATTTCTGGCTCAGCGCGCGATGATCTATCCCGCGCCCGCGTCGTCCGAGCCCGGCGTCCCCGATGGGATGCGACCGGTCATGCTCGAGACGGAGGATGGGCTTTCCTTGCGGGCGGCCTATAAGCCGGGCGCTGGCCGTCTGCCGGTGATCGTCTTCTTCCACGGCAATGGCGACAGCCTCGCAGGCGCCGACCGGGCGACCGAGCGGCTCGATGCCGCCGGCTATGGCCGGCTTCTCGTCGAGTATCGCGGCTATGGCGCCAATCCCGGCAGCCCCAGCGAAGCCGGCCTATATCGTGATGGGCGCGCGGCGCTGGCCTGGCTCGCCGCGCAGGGTGTGGGGCGGGAGCGGATCGTGCTGATCGGTAATTCGCTCGGGTCCGGCGTCGCGGTCCAGCTGGCGAGCGAGGAGAAGGTGGCGGCGCTCGTGCTGGTCTCCGGCTTCACCAGCCTCACCGATGCGGCGTCTCAACATTATCCCTGGGCGCCCGTCGGTCTTCTGCTGCGCGACCGTTACGACAATCGCACCAAGCTCAAGCAGGTCTCGGCGCCGGTGCTCGTGCTTCATGGAACCGACGATACGCTGATTCCGATCCGGCATGGCGAGCAATTGGCCGCAGCCTCTCCGAACGGCGCGTTGGTGCGCGTCAGGGGCGCGGGTCATGATCTCGCCTATTTACCCGCCAGCCAAGCGAAAATCGTGGAATGGCTGGCCCGATTGCCAAGCTGA
- a CDS encoding OmpA family protein: protein MRKLAVTLALASTALSTPALARDDAWYVGVEGGAMIVEDINFDIGAVEDASRVDHNYGWDVGGVIGYDLGGFRIEADVSYRRASVDGYSSTVTTPFFTGAGAVVSAPAGTFDYAGGSSSALSFMVNGLLDFGEDDGVQGFIGGGAGVSRVKADYALTTNGSFLDDSDTVFAWQVIAGLRQPISDNIDVTLKYRFFNADNVKLVDVTGREFEGRFRSHSILGGVTFNFGEPAAPPPPPPEPAPPPPPPAPTPPPPPPPVPCTPGPYIVFFEWDKSDITPEAAGILDNAISAYQNCGNAQVMLAGHADRSGSASYNVGLSQRRADSVRAYLGGRGIPDGVISSEAFGESRPRVETADGVRELQNRRVEITYGPGSGM, encoded by the coding sequence ATGCGGAAGCTTGCCGTAACACTGGCACTCGCTTCGACCGCGCTCAGCACGCCCGCCCTCGCCCGCGATGACGCGTGGTATGTGGGTGTTGAAGGCGGCGCGATGATCGTCGAAGACATCAATTTCGACATCGGCGCCGTCGAGGATGCGAGCCGGGTCGACCACAACTATGGCTGGGACGTCGGCGGCGTCATCGGTTACGATCTCGGCGGGTTCCGCATCGAGGCGGACGTCAGCTATCGCCGCGCGAGCGTCGACGGCTACAGCTCGACCGTGACCACGCCGTTCTTCACCGGTGCTGGTGCGGTCGTGAGCGCGCCGGCCGGCACGTTCGACTATGCAGGCGGCTCCTCGTCGGCGCTGAGCTTCATGGTCAACGGTCTCCTCGACTTCGGTGAGGACGATGGCGTGCAGGGCTTCATCGGCGGCGGTGCGGGCGTGTCCCGCGTCAAGGCCGACTATGCGCTGACCACCAACGGTTCGTTCCTCGACGATTCGGACACCGTGTTCGCGTGGCAGGTCATCGCGGGTCTGCGTCAGCCGATCAGCGACAACATCGACGTGACGCTGAAGTATCGTTTCTTCAACGCCGACAACGTCAAGCTGGTCGACGTGACCGGCCGCGAGTTCGAAGGCCGGTTCCGCTCGCACAGCATCCTGGGCGGCGTGACCTTCAACTTCGGCGAGCCGGCTGCGCCGCCGCCGCCGCCGCCGGAGCCGGCTCCGCCGCCCCCGCCGCCGGCGCCGACCCCGCCGCCGCCGCCGCCGCCGGTGCCCTGCACCCCGGGGCCGTACATCGTGTTCTTCGAGTGGGACAAGTCGGACATCACGCCCGAGGCGGCCGGCATTCTCGACAACGCGATCTCGGCGTACCAGAACTGCGGCAACGCGCAGGTCATGCTGGCGGGCCACGCCGACCGTTCGGGTTCGGCGAGCTACAACGTCGGCCTGTCGCAGCGCCGTGCGGACTCGGTCCGTGCGTATCTCGGCGGCCGGGGCATCCCCGACGGCGTGATCAGCTCGGAAGCGTTCGGCGAGAGCCGTCCGCGTGTCGAGACCGCCGACGGCGTCCGCGAACTGCAGAACCGCCGCGTGGAAATCACTTACGGTCCGGGCTCGGGCATGTAA
- a CDS encoding DUF2793 domain-containing protein: MLVQPCVEAFGLGAPPPDPVPGQCWIVGDSPAGAWAGSAGALASWTEGGWRFAAPREGMAVWIAGEELAARYVSGAWRAGQLSAAQLVIDGEQVVGAREGAIDEPDGGSVVDAEARAAIEAILQALRAHGLIDGG; the protein is encoded by the coding sequence ATGCTGGTGCAGCCGTGCGTCGAGGCGTTCGGCCTCGGTGCGCCGCCGCCGGATCCGGTTCCGGGCCAATGCTGGATCGTGGGTGATTCGCCCGCGGGCGCCTGGGCCGGATCGGCGGGCGCGCTGGCGTCGTGGACCGAGGGTGGATGGCGGTTCGCGGCGCCGCGCGAAGGCATGGCCGTCTGGATCGCCGGCGAGGAACTGGCCGCCCGCTATGTTTCGGGCGCGTGGCGCGCCGGTCAGCTCAGCGCGGCGCAGCTCGTGATCGATGGCGAGCAGGTGGTCGGTGCGCGCGAGGGGGCGATCGACGAGCCGGACGGCGGCAGCGTGGTCGACGCCGAGGCCCGCGCGGCGATCGAAGCAATTTTGCAGGCGTTGCGGGCACATGGCCTGATCGACGGCGGATAA